Part of the Lysobacter enzymogenes genome is shown below.
GCGATGACCGCGCGCGTGGCCGCGCAGTACAGCGCCGAATCCTGGCCGGGCCTGAGCGCGGTCAAGGTCAACGGCAACCAGGTGCGCGAAGTCGCCATCGCCGACCAGGCCGGCGTCGAACTCGCCTGGGCCGCCTACCGCGCGGCCCAGCCGGCCGCGAACAAGGACGCCAACCAAGCCTTCTTCAAGGCCTGGGCCGGCGTCTGGGCGCAGCAGCTGAGCCCGGAAGCGGCGGCGCAGCGCGCGGCTTCGGGCATCCACGCCCCGGGCCAGTGGCGCACCAACATCCCGCTGTCGAACCTGCCGGCGTTCGGCGAAGCGTTCGGCTGCAAGGCGGGGACGGCGATGGTGCGCAAGGCGGATCAGCAGATCAAGGTGTTTCCCTGATTTCCTGGTCGCCTAGCAAGTAACGAAAAAGCCCGGCGAAAGCCGGGCTTTTTCTTTGTCGCGCCATCGCGCGCGCGCGGCAGCCGCGGCTACCGCCGCGATACGCGTCCGACGCTCACTGCAATTGCACCGCGCGCGTCTGCGAACTGTTCGCATCGATCGCCATCGCCCGGCCCTGATCGTCGAACAGCACCAGCCGCCCGTCCTGCTCGCGCGCGCGCAGCGGCGCCTGCGGCCAGTCGATCCGCGCCACGCAACGCGCGGCCGTCTGGTTGCCGCGCGCGACCAGATACAGGTTCATGCGATAGCTGCCGTGCAGCAGCACCGCGAAGCCCTGGGTCAGCGGGATCAGCGAGCTGTCGCACTCGCCCGTGCCCGGCTCCGGCGGATCCAGGTCGATGGCGCTGCTGCGTCCGGCGAAGCGGAACGAGAAGCGCACGCCGCCGTCGGCGTTCGCCTCCGCGGCCACGTCGGTGACGCTGCGGTGCGGGTCGAGCAGCATCGTGTCGGCGGAAATTTCCACCGGTTCGCGCGAGACCAGCGAACGCTTGGGAGCGCTGCGGTAGTGCCAGACCGCAGTGGCGCCGTGCCCGGCGACCAGGAACAGTTCGTCGTGGCGCAGGAACCGCGCCTGCACCACCGCGCCGCCGAGATCGCCGACGCTCCACAACACGTTAAGCGCCGCGCTGCTGGCGTCGAGCAGGACGATGCGCTGGTCCGACACCACCGACCAGGCGATGCCGTCGAAGCGGTCGGCGAAGAACTGCAACGGCATCGCGCCGAGGTCGAGGATCTCGTGCCGGGTCAGGTCGAGCCGGGCGATGCGCCAGACCGAATCGCGCTGGACCAGCGCCAGCGCGACTTCGCCGCTGTCGCCGATCACCAGCCTTTGCGCGGGCGCCGCGTAGCGGCGCAGGCAATGGCCGGCGGCATCGTAGACGGCCACGCCGGCCTCGCCGAACGCGGCCAGCCAGCGGCCTTCGCCGAGCGCTGCGACATCCAGCGGGCTGTGCGCGCTGGCGCCGGACTCGATCCGCGCGACCAGCGGCGCGGCGCGGTTCCACAGCGGCAACGCCGGCGGCGTCGGCGGCAGGCCCCAGTCGGGCAAGTCGGCGTTGAGCCACGGGTCGGCGGCGAGCTTGCGGATGCCGTCGAGCTGCATGCGTTCGAGCGCGTTGGCGCCGGCGGCGCGATCGGCGGCGAGCGCCGGCAGTGCGTTCGCGGCGATGCGCGCCAACGCCGGGCCGCCGTTCTTGCAAGCGGCCAGCGCCAGTCCCAGCGCTTCGCGCGGCGCGGCCGCGGCGTCGCCATCGCACAGCTCGGCGATGCGCGCGGCGTAATGTTCGAGGGTATCGGGCAGCAACGCGGCGCGCCGCACCAGCGCGCGCGCCGACAGTTCGGCGCCGCCGGCTTCGGCCGCGAGCAGCCAGCGCGCCGCCTGTTCGTGCGCGTCCGGGTCGCTCCAGACCGCGTCCACCGCTTCCAGCCAGTGGCCTTGCGCGGCCAGCGCGTGGCCCCACTCGCGGCGCAGCGCCAGCGCGTCCTCGCGGCGTCCGCCCTGCGCTTCGAGAATCGCGACCGCGGCGGCGAAGGCGTTGTCGCGGCGCGCCACCAGCACCGCGCGCTCGCGGTCGCCGGCGAGCATCAGCAGGCGGATGATCGTGTCCGCCGGCATGTCCCAGCCCAGCGCCAGTTCCGCGGCCTGCGCGGCGCGGTCGTGCGCGAGCAGATAGTCCAAAGCCTCCTGGCGCGCGTTGAGCAGTTCGGCGAGCACGAACACCGCTTCGTCGATCCGGCCCTCGCGGTCGAGCCGCTCGAACGCGCGGCGATAGCGCTGGCGCAGCAGTTCGCGCACGTCTTCGCCGACGCCGATGCTGGCGCCGGCGCCGAGCCTCGCGCTCGGGGTCAGGCGGTCGCGCCGCTGCGGCAGGCCGAAGGCCTGGCCCAGCGAGCGCATCGCCTCGCCGTCGACCGGCAGCGCATGGCGCAGCGCTTCCATGACGTCGCCGCGGTCGAACAGCTCCAGCAACCGGCGCAGGTACGCGCCCTGGCGCATGCCGATCAGCCGCGCCACGCCGCTGGCCGCGGCCATGCGCGCGAGCGCCTCGCGCCAGCGCTGCGGCCGCGCGACCCGCGTCCGCGCGGACACGCCCGCGCCGCTTCGCGCGGGAGCGCCTGCGCCCGACCCGCTGGCGCCTGGGTCGCCGCTGTTTGCGCCGCCGGCACCGCTGCCCAGCAGCCCCGGAAACTGCGCGAGCAACCACGCCGCGGCGTTGTCGCGCGCGCCGGTCAATCGCTCCCGCAAACTTGCGCCGGAGGCGTCCGCAGCCTCGCCCGACAAGGCGCTC
Proteins encoded:
- a CDS encoding bpX6 domain-containing protein, with translation MSETPSAQVRYPVWRGRQAVAGLWLPADLLDARQRSERLLRWWAPGCRAWRFDRAAARGDLLRFEAERALECERAGGTPLCRIGAHGLYAGPLRASEREGLAPADVRLVLGGQLVALDIAEGEVLDPSLAIELDDYALHDTFVCDRAVPKLAPDRLGGKSVRALLGDRVAPPSRERERFLSALSGEAADASGASLRERLTGARDNAAAWLLAQFPGLLGSGAGGANSGDPGASGSGAGAPARSGAGVSARTRVARPQRWREALARMAAASGVARLIGMRQGAYLRRLLELFDRGDVMEALRHALPVDGEAMRSLGQAFGLPQRRDRLTPSARLGAGASIGVGEDVRELLRQRYRRAFERLDREGRIDEAVFVLAELLNARQEALDYLLAHDRAAQAAELALGWDMPADTIIRLLMLAGDRERAVLVARRDNAFAAAVAILEAQGGRREDALALRREWGHALAAQGHWLEAVDAVWSDPDAHEQAARWLLAAEAGGAELSARALVRRAALLPDTLEHYAARIAELCDGDAAAAPREALGLALAACKNGGPALARIAANALPALAADRAAGANALERMQLDGIRKLAADPWLNADLPDWGLPPTPPALPLWNRAAPLVARIESGASAHSPLDVAALGEGRWLAAFGEAGVAVYDAAGHCLRRYAAPAQRLVIGDSGEVALALVQRDSVWRIARLDLTRHEILDLGAMPLQFFADRFDGIAWSVVSDQRIVLLDASSAALNVLWSVGDLGGAVVQARFLRHDELFLVAGHGATAVWHYRSAPKRSLVSREPVEISADTMLLDPHRSVTDVAAEANADGGVRFSFRFAGRSSAIDLDPPEPGTGECDSSLIPLTQGFAVLLHGSYRMNLYLVARGNQTAARCVARIDWPQAPLRAREQDGRLVLFDDQGRAMAIDANSSQTRAVQLQ